The following coding sequences lie in one Microtus ochrogaster isolate Prairie Vole_2 chromosome 6, MicOch1.0, whole genome shotgun sequence genomic window:
- the Fcmr gene encoding fas apoptotic inhibitory molecule 3, with protein MCLWLWLLCFLPVSGTLKVLPEVQLDAEWGGSIIIKCPLPHPQTGVRMYLCREMTDPRICATVVSNSFIRKEYEGRAALLPWPDQKHFLVELRRLTESDNGVYACGVGGHTDRGKTQRITLKVHPEYDPFWEEEPPPELPQWFHRFLQEQIPSRLHEVEHVTSSESISEVTTPAPRTKAPPAHQPSSTVPVTHHPRVSRTSSMTVAKSPALLPAPTASKTSAQPALRPLAASYSHRISLQGQRTPHHNPQYEREDQGLHIPVLEFHILIPAFLGFLLLVLLGLMVKRAVQRRKAFSRRVGRVAMRIRGREASRQFPTQRPGAPQRPRSQNNVYSACPRRAPIPDRVGPTETPLLSTPASAPPAPPQVLEAPWPHTPPLKTSCEYVMLGHQPAVNVEDSDPDDYINIPGPCHLPSCPPRPRSSCQ; from the exons TATCTGGGACGCTGAAGGTCCTCCCGGAAGTACAGCTGGATGCCGAGTGGGGTGGATCCATTATCATCAAGTGCCCACTCCCTCACCCTCAAACAGGTGTGAGGATGTACCTGTGCCGGGAGATGACTGACCCCAGGATATGTGCCACTGTGGTATCCAACAGCTTCATCAGGAAAGAGTATGAAGGACGAGCCGCCCTCCTGCCATGGCCGGATCAAAAGCATTTCCTAGTGGAGTTGAGGCGGCTGACCGAAAGTGACAATGGAGTCTATGCTTGCGGTGTGGGTGGACACACAGACCGGGGCAAGACCCAGAGAATCACCCTGAAGGTCCATCCTG AATATGATccattctgggaagaagagcctCCCCCTGAGCTTCCACAGTGGTTTCACAGATTTCTGCAGGAGCAGATTCCTAGCCGGCTCCATGAGGTTGAACATGTCACTTCTTCTGAATCCATATCCGAAG TGACCACACCAGCTCCCAGGACCAAGGCCCCTCCAGCTCACCAGCCCTCCAGCACCGTTCCAGTCACCCACCATCCCAGAGTTTCCAGAACATCTTCCATGACAGTTGCTAAGTCCCCAGCCCTCCTGCCAGCTCCCACAGCCTCAAAGACCTCAGCTCAGCCTGCACTGCGGCCCCTAGCGGCCAGCTACAGCCACCGCATCAGTCTCCAGGGGCAAAG AACACCCCACCACAACCCACAGTATGAGAGAGAAGACCAAGGGCTGCACATCCCCGTCCTAGAATTTCACATCCTGATTCCGGCCTTCCTGGGCTTTCTTTTGCTGGTTCTTTTGGGACTGATGGTAAAAAGAGCCGTTCAAAGAAGGAAAG CCTTTTCCAGGCGCGTGGGCCGAGTGGCAATGAGGATTCGAGGCCGGGAGGCGTCCCGCCAGTTCCCCACACAGCGTCCGGGTGCCCCGCAGAGACCACGCTCGCAGAACAACGTCTATAGCGCCTGCCCGCGGCGTGCGCCGATACCCGACCGAGTGG GCCCAACAGAGACTCCACTCCTCAGTACCCCAGCCTCAGCACCCCCAGCCCCACCGCAG GTACTTGAAGCTCCCTGGCCTCACACCCCACCTCTGAAGACAAGCTGTGAGTACGTGATGTTGGGCCACCAGCCTGCTGTCAACGTGGAAGACAGTGATCCAGACGATTACATCAACATTCCTGGCCCATGTCATCTCCCCAGCTGTCCCCCAAGGCCCAGATCTTCGTGCCAATGA
- the Il24 gene encoding LOW QUALITY PROTEIN: interleukin-24 (The sequence of the model RefSeq protein was modified relative to this genomic sequence to represent the inferred CDS: inserted 1 base in 1 codon; substituted 2 bases at 2 genomic stop codons), which produces MNAEELAQLFHHKKNQPLSXSSLXHHFRTXAEAPALSSAQMSSALQTLSCLTLILLLWNQVPGLQGHEFRFGPCRVEGVVLPELWEAFRAVKRAVQTQDAITSIRLLKPQVLQDVSDAESCYLAHSLLKFYLDTVFKNYYSKIAKLKLIKEFSTLANNFIAITSKLQPSKDEDMLPISGSARRRFLLFRRAYKQMDTEAALVKAFGEVDILLTWMQKFYQL; this is translated from the exons ATGAATGCTGAGGAGCTTGCCCAACTTTTCCACCACAAAAAGAACCAGCCACTTT TCAGCAGCCTCTAGCATCACTTCAGGACCTGAG CAGAAGCACCTGCCCTTTCCTCTGCCCAGATGAGCTCAGCTCTACAGACTCTGTCCTGTCTGACCCTCATCCTTCTTCTCTGGAACCAAGTGCCAGGGCTCCAGGGTCATGAGTTCCGATTTGGGCCTTGCCGAGTTGAAGGGGTCGTTCTCCCAGAACTGTGGGAGGCCTTCCGGGCTGTGAAGAGGGCTGTG CAAACTCAGGATGCCATCACAAGTATCCGGCTGCTGAAGCCTCAGGTTCTTCAGGATGTCTCG GATGCTGAGAGTTGTTACCTTGCCCACAGTCTGCTGAAGTTCTACCTGGACACCGTTTTCAAAAACTACTACAGCAAAATAGCTAAATTAAAGCTCATAAAGGAGTTTTCCACTCTGGCCAACAACTTTATTGCCATCACGTCAAAACTGCAGCCTAGT AAGGACGAGGACATGCTTCCCATCAGCGGAAGCGCACGCCGGAGGTTTCTGCTGTTCCGCAGAGCATACAAACAG ATGGACACAGAAGCAGCTTTGGTGAAAGCCTTTGGGGAAGTGGACATTCTCCTGACCTGGATGCAGAAATTCTACCAGCTCTGA